A genomic segment from Streptosporangium roseum DSM 43021 encodes:
- a CDS encoding ammonium transporter has translation MPTGLNTGDSAWVLVSTAMVLLMTPGLAFFYGGMVRSKNVFSMLFMSFVSISLVTVLWFAYGYGLVFGPDAGGLGLIGFGDFRFANIRPTDLTGSVPTYAYALFQLTFAIITVALISGSVAGRIRVGPWMIFSVVWVTLVYFPIAHWVFDSSGWIHRMGTLDFAGGLVVELNSGMAGLALAMALGPGIRYRRGEPPQPSNIPLVMLGLALLWFGWFGFNGGSALNDGPTAVTAFLSTMIAGCVGMLTWMFLEWLRSRRLSKLGSATGAVAGLVAITPSCAYVNAEGALVIGIVAAALCSMAVEWKFVLGYDDTLDVVGVHGMGGIVGTLLIGFFSTGVVGTAGLFYGGSGALLGKQALSIVVVAVYCFVVTFVIGKVVDRLFRLKETEAEQLAGSDLQFGTG, from the coding sequence ATGCCTACCGGATTGAATACCGGCGATTCCGCCTGGGTGCTGGTGAGCACCGCGATGGTGCTGCTGATGACACCGGGGCTCGCCTTCTTCTACGGCGGCATGGTCCGTTCGAAGAACGTCTTCAGCATGCTCTTCATGAGCTTCGTCTCGATCAGCCTGGTGACCGTCCTGTGGTTCGCCTACGGCTACGGGCTCGTCTTCGGCCCGGACGCGGGCGGGCTCGGCCTGATCGGATTCGGCGACTTCCGCTTCGCGAACATCAGGCCCACCGACCTGACGGGTTCGGTCCCGACCTACGCCTACGCGCTCTTCCAGCTCACCTTCGCCATCATCACCGTCGCGCTGATCAGCGGCTCGGTGGCCGGGCGCATCCGCGTGGGGCCATGGATGATCTTCTCGGTGGTCTGGGTCACCCTGGTCTACTTCCCGATTGCGCACTGGGTCTTCGACAGCTCCGGCTGGATCCACCGGATGGGCACGCTCGACTTCGCCGGCGGGCTGGTGGTCGAGCTCAACTCGGGCATGGCGGGCCTGGCCCTGGCCATGGCCCTGGGACCCGGCATCCGGTACCGGCGCGGTGAGCCGCCCCAGCCCAGCAACATCCCGCTGGTCATGCTCGGCCTGGCCCTGCTGTGGTTCGGCTGGTTCGGCTTCAACGGCGGATCGGCGCTGAACGACGGCCCGACCGCGGTGACGGCGTTCCTGAGCACCATGATCGCGGGCTGTGTCGGCATGCTGACCTGGATGTTCCTGGAGTGGCTCCGTTCCCGCAGGCTCAGCAAGCTGGGCTCGGCCACCGGGGCCGTCGCCGGACTGGTCGCCATCACGCCTTCCTGCGCCTACGTGAACGCCGAAGGCGCCCTGGTGATCGGCATCGTGGCCGCCGCCCTCTGCTCCATGGCCGTCGAGTGGAAGTTCGTCCTCGGCTACGACGACACCCTGGACGTGGTCGGCGTGCACGGCATGGGCGGCATCGTGGGCACGCTGCTGATCGGGTTCTTCTCGACCGGCGTGGTCGGGACGGCCGGCCTGTTCTACGGCGGCAGCGGCGCGCTGCTCGGCAAGCAGGCGCTGTCCATCGTGGTGGTGGCCGTCTACTGCTTCGTGGTCACCTTCGTGATCGGCAAGGTCGTCGACAGGCTCTTCCGCCTGAAGGAGACCGAGGCCGAGCAGCTCGCCGGCTCGGATCTGCAGTTCGGCACGGGCTAG